The Anas acuta chromosome 22, bAnaAcu1.1, whole genome shotgun sequence genomic sequence GCCCGAATGTTACAGCCTCCTCGTCCAGAAACACAAAGTAAAGAAGAGAAGCAGCGGGGAGACGCATGCAACggccggagccgccgccgcccgggaCAGGTCCCACCGGCCGAGTCCTCTGCGCGGTGCCCATGGAGCGTGCCGCGTGCCGGGGCCGCGTGCCGGGGCCAGCCAGGCCAGCGCAGCGCAGAGCCCGAGCCCGAGGCGCCcgtcgtcgtcgtcgtcgtcgtGCACCATCGCGGGCGGcttctgcagctggagaggaaGCTCCGAGGTCGGGCATCGGGTGGGCACCGCCTCTGCGCGCTCCCCGGCGGTGGCTTTTCTTGcatccaaaataaatgttacgTAGTAAGCATTATGTTCTCTTGCAGCGACATTTGAAACGATTTCTCTACACGGTCTCGGCGCACTGTGTTCTCGATGCGAACCGCTCTCCACTTTGCTTCAACAAAGCGTAAGCAAGCGAACAGGAGGCGAGGGCGGCGCGGCGTCCCAGCGGCGGCGCGTGCTTAGGATCTGTAGTCCTTCTTGCTGTAGGGTTTATTGCCCAGGATGCTGTCGATCTCGTGGACGATGGAAGACGACAGCTTTGGAAGAACCTGTGCGCAAGCAGGGAGCACGGTCAGGATCCAGGTGGGGCGGTGGGTGCAGAGCTGGCCCCGTGCCCTGCACCACTCCCAGCGCTCGGCAAAGCAGCGTCTTTGACATCAGGCAAGCCCAcaccttttcttctgcaaaaccTCCCCTTCCCACgtggcacagggcagcaccCGTCCCCTCCTCACCGCAGAGCCGCACGGGTCTCACCTGTATTGCTCCGATGTTCTCCATCAGCTGGTCAGCGTTGGAGGCACCCAGCAGGACGGAGCTGACACCCTCGTTCCGCAGACAccaggctggggatgcagagCGTGGAGCCTGAGCGtggcccggccgccccccctgcccccctccccggcccccttACCGATGGCGAGCTGGGGCAGCGTGCAGCCCAGGCGCTCGGCGAtggcctgcagctccttcagcttGGCCTGCTGCCGCCGGCCCTCCTCGCTCAGGATCTTGTCCTTCAGCCACTGGTACCcctgggggtgggagaggggggTCAGCAGTGGTCTCTGGCACGCCGCCTGTCCCATCCCCTGGCATATGGGACGGGACCAGCACCTTGCCAGTAATGCGCTGTGCTTTCCATAGAAAAGGTAACCAAAAATGTCCCCAGCTCTTGGCTTCTCAACCTCtgcaccccctccccagcacccacccgCCCTgcgctgcagccagcccctccCTGGGGGAGCCCCGAGCACTACGAGTCCCTTGGCACCTGCAGAGTGCGGGGCTCACCTTCAGCGATGCCCGTGAGTAGGGGGGGATGCCGCCGTCGTACTTCCCTGAGACAATGCCGCAGGCCAGCGGGGACCAGGTCATGGCACCAACacctggggagcagagcaggggctgagccGGCTGCTCCCCGcgccccagcccctcctgctggGGTTGGGTGAGGGCTCGGGGGCACGGGGCCGGTACCTATCTTGTGGAAGAGCTCGGGCAGCTGCACCTCCACCTTCTCCCGCTGGAACATGTGGTACTCAGCCTGCTCGCAGATCGGTGGGATCAGGTTGAACTGCCGGGCCACTGAGTACGCCTCCTGCCAAGCCCGGGTGCAAACCATCAGTGCCCGCTGTGCCTGCGTCCCAACCCCACCGCCCTGCGGGGCCGTGGCCGCTGCTCGAGCAGCAATTTGGGCAGCGAGGCCTCTGCAAGCACCCGTAGCAGCCCTACCATGATCTCCATGGAGCTCCAGCGTGACGTCCCCCAGTACATGGCCATCCCCTGGTTGATGACGTGGGTCATGGCGCGCACCGTCTCTGccggggaggaaggggagagcggCAGGCGGGCGTTAGGGAGCGGGACCCGCGGCCGGGAGCGCCGCAGGGAGGGGGGCTGGCGCTGCACAGACATCTTGCAAGCAGTGTACGTCCAAACACCAAACCGGGGCGGGAGTTTGACGcggaaattaaaagaaaagggaacCGAAAACGACCCGCGAGAGAGAGAGACTGCGCTGGGAAATCGCTTCTCCACACCTAGTGCTTTTCCAAAGCTATTAAAAACAGACCCGAATCAAACCACATGAGAGAGTCACATGGAGCTGACATATTTAGGTGTGATTGTGCTGAGATGAGCAGGGAGAGACAAAAAGGATGTGATTTATGGTCCCCCAGGTGGGGGTGGTGTTCAGGAGATGCTTTtggagagggagcaggaggggggctgagggagcAGGCGCCGGCGCTGCCCGGGGTGGGAGATGCTGGGCTCCGGGGCACCAGCACCAACGCTGCGTGTGGCACCCGGAGACCAGCTGAAAGCATCACCCTCACaccaaaaagacagaaaaagtaggggaaaaagagaaacaggcaGAAAAGGGCTGCTTTGAGTACTCAGCACCCAGACAGAGCTGGAGtgggtgccctgctgctggcggGGCAGCGGCACCACGAGGGAGGCTGGCACTGCCTCCAAGGTGGAGGGGCTAAAAGCCAGCTCCGGCTTTTCCCAAAATGCTCCATCGCAGAAATGAGTGGCAGGTAAAACGGGGCTTAAGGACGCACAAAAAAGGAGCACCTTCCCCAAACCCTGCATTTGGTAAGGGTCTCTCGCAGGATGACTCCGGGATGCGCACGGACCCACGGCACGCGGCGAGGGCGCCCGGGGCCACCACGCCGTACAGTGCTTGCAAGGCTGCTTGCAAATGCCACAGGAGAGGGGGAAGCTGGCGGGCGGGCGTTTCTACAACCCTCAGGCTGCCCATCCTCTGCACCCAGCATCGCCCTGACCTCCAAAACGAAATGCTGAGCCAGGCTCGCTGCTCCATCCAGGGCTTGCAGCCTGGAGGAAGGGGCTTGGTGATGGGACCGACCACCGGTGGCCCTAGGCCAGCATCGTGACCTTGGCCTTGTGCTGCTcggctgggggggggatttggcTGCATCTTCAGCTGCTGGCCCCAGGCAGCTGTGAACCATGCAGGCTGGGTTGCAAGGCAGGCGGTGCTGCCACGCCAAATGGaggaagcaggaaggaaaaggcagaCAAGGTTTGGTTTAACACCACCAGCGCATGCACCAGTGGGCTGGCGGCTCGGCCAGGCACTGGGCTTGTGGGAACCAAAGGCTTTGTCAGTCGGCTCCGGCAGCTCTGCATGGGACAAGAGATGAGAGAGAACGGAGAAAGCCTGGTCCTGCACGTGCAGGGAGGGGGGCAAACaggggcagcctggggctgggggaggctgcgTGCAGCTCgctgggtgctgggctggggggctgaGAGCTGGCCCCACGGCacctgggagctgctctgctctgacagcGGCACCTTGCAGGGGATTTGCACCCCCTGCATCAAGGCATGACACTTGAAatcccctgcagcagggactgtGCCGTGTTCCCCCCCGGCACACTCGCCCTGCTCCCGAGCGCTCTGAGCCCCATGCACGGGGCTAAAGCAGCGCGTCCAGCGGCAGCACGGCCCGACCACAGCCATGCacggggagaggagcaggggtgAGATGAGGCGACGGGGAGGGGAGCCACCAGCTGTTTGCTTTGTTCCTTTACTTGCAAGATGTtctgggggcagggggtgtatttttgtttggctgttgctgctgtttttcctttgcgCATTTTATGGAGAGGATTGTTTCGGGGGGGGgaaggaattaaaattaaagacaaGAGCGGGTTTTGTCCCATAAAATGCCGCTGGGGTTCAGACTGCGGGTACGATGTACCTTCTATGATGAATGTTCTTGACTTGGAAGAACTAAATGGGTCCCCTGGTGATAAAAGAAAGATGTAGAGAGACCAGAGGTTACAGCTGCCGGCGCATCACAGCGAAGGGCACGACGAggggcgtggggctgggggcgcctcCAGCACCGCGGCAGCAGCCTCCGGCTGTCCAAGCGTGGCCGGGGAGGCTCCTGGCAGCGGGCGAGGAGGGGGGCGTTCTGCAGAGCCCTCACTTTGTGCCCGTGCTGAACGCGGTGACAGAGGGGAGGATTTATGCTCAGTAATGGAAAACACGCTTTAGAAGAGAAAGCCTGCCACACAAAGCATGATTAAAACCCCACGGATGGCGATGAAATACAAGACACACGATGCGATGCACGGCCCAGGCTGCCGGGAAGCGGCCCTCCCGCTCGGGACCAGCACCGCCGAGGGGcgagaggggaggaagggaccGGCTCTGCCCCGCGCTGGGCACACGGGGACAGCGGGGCCGTGGTGCTGAGCAagcggcacggccccggggaCCTGGGCTGGATGCCTGCTCCCGCCCGGCACGTCCCGGCACCCGGCTGGCACAGCGGCGCCGGCGGCACCTACCTTCCATCGGCGTGTTGGGGTCGGGCCTGTTGGCGAACACCACGTCCACGTAGTCCAGCTGCAGCCGCTCCAGGGACGCCTTCAGACCTGGCCGCACAGCACAGGGGCCGTCAGGGGTGGTGGCCACACGCCGGGCTCTCCACAGCCAGCCGGTGGCACCGCGTCCTGCCCGCTGCCCTACCTTCGATGATGTGCTTTCGGGACAGCCCCCGCTCCGTCTCCGCTCtgaaagaagaggaagcagAGGTCAGGGCCCGCCGTGCGCCGGCCGCTCTCTTGCAGGGCAGGGTGGGTGCGCTACCTACTTTCCTCCCCAGAAGATTTTGGTGGTGATGACCAAGCTGGATCGTCTGCGGGGAGAAGGGAGAGTCACCGCTGTGCCTGCAAAGCCCCGTGCGccctgccccgcgcccccctcggcccccagcccccagctccatccccagcccGTTGGCACCGCAGTGGCCAAGGAAATTTGATGCACAAAAATGAAGCGCTGCGAAACGCCTGACCCAGGGAAAAGCCGTACCTACCTCCACCCCTTCTTCTTGATGATGTTTCCCAGCACAACTTCAGCCCTACAGAAAGGGAGACAGAAGCCGTGAGCTCTTTAGGCTGGTACAGGAATTAGGTCAGGAACGCTTCGGTAATGAGAAGCGACTGCGAGAGGCATCGGGGAGCAGCGGGAGCGGAGGGCGAGGAGCAGGAGAGTGCTGTGGGGCCGGGCAGAGCCCAGTGGGGACACCCAGGGCCCGGTGCCTGCCCCAGGGCCAGCCCTGCCGCCCTCCTCATGGTCTGAGCCCCTcgcacccagccccagcccctcgcccctGGGGGTTGCCAAATCCTCCCGAGGGCGagcagaaggggaaggggagcgcAGGTGTCTGCAAGAGGGCTGAGGCTCGGCTCAGGCAGGGGCGCCTCGCTGGAGACAAGCCCTCTGGAGAGCCATTTCCAGGCTCCTCCGGCAGTGCCGCTGCTCCCCAACAACGAgagctttctatttttaagcGGCTGTGTGGGCCCGCTCCTCGCACCGCGATGCATTGGGGCCACCCCTCCCGCGGAGCAGCCCCGGCACACGGTGCCCTGGGAGAGCCACCCGGTGCCCCCGCGTCCCCGGGCACCGCACGGCGCCGTCCTGGGGCTGCGATGGGACCAGGTCAGCACCACCCAGGGCTGCTCGGGGTGCTCCCTGGCTGCGTTTTGCGATGGCTGAGTCAGAGCCGGCGCAGgagcctccagcacagccccccccagcctcctgccaccCCTCTGCCGGCACCGCgtggcctgggcagagccctCACCTCCATGGGAGATGTAATGTTTGAGCAAATGTGACATGACTTCCGAAAACGAGCGCGGGGAAGCGGAATGATTTCATTATTTCCACTCTCCAAACTTTTAAACCAACCTGCATGACAATGGCTGTCCTCACCCAGCTAATGGAGAGCCAGGAGGACGAGCAAGCCCTCATTACTGCTCTCGGGGGCAACGGGCTTGCCGGAATGCTTAATATCATCTGTCCTCTCAAACTCTCTTTCAAATATTTAGAAAGCGGAGTGTCTGCAGGCACACTGCACCAAAGAGCTTTAATTCAGATCGGACAGCGCTGTGAATGAGCACGGCCACCCCTGAAAACCTCAGGTACAAGGAAATCCAGCGTGCCTGGAGAACTGGGCTGGACGGGGGCTTGGAGGGATGGTTTGCAAAGAGCCACGAACCCAATGAGTTATCAACACCCATCAAAATTCAGACGTGTTTGCCTGAACCACCCAAGGAGTGCTGAGGGGTCTGTgagggctggaggctgcctgGGGCTCTGGCACCGACACACGGGACTGAGCCTGCTGAAGGCAACCCTGTCCTTGCCCAAGTTTCTGGGTAACGCAGGAGTGGGTTTGAGGGAAGAAACAGGAGGTTTTGCTATCAGGTCGATATCCGTGCTGATGCTTTTAATGCTAAATAtaccacagcctgcagctgcgGGGGGACTGAGGATGCCTCAGCACTCTCCAGCCCaaagcccagctcagcacctcTCCGCCCCGTGGCACCGCACGGCTCCAGCGCCTGCCtgcccagcctggcagcagctcaggaaCGCCGGGGGAGAGCACAGGATGCAGCCTGGGGTGAGGAGGAGTCGGGGGGAGCCCGGTGAGGAAGGCTCACACGGCACATGCAGCCCCTCGTGCCGAAGCGGGGTACTCACTTGCCAGCAGCGTAGACTTCTGCTGTGTCGAAGAGATTAATGCCATTGTCATACGCTAAAGTCATCAGCTGCTCGGCCATCTGCAAACACAAagggggggtgtttggggggggatgCACCAGAGCCCGAGCCGAGTCCTGGTGCCCTGTGGCTGGGCCGTGGGGGGAGCCCTGCTGGCGGGGAGCCGGACCGCGTGCCGTGGGGCGCAGGGAGCGCTGGCCCGTGGGCACCATCCTTACCTCGTCCGTGATCTGCCCTCCGAAAGTCACCCATGTCCCTGCGGAGGAGAGAAGGGATGCATTGAGCACGGTGGCTGCGGGTGTGGGCAGTGGGCAGGGGCCGTGCCATGGGGGGCTCTGTCCTGTCCCTGACCGCGCCATGCCCTGACCgccctccccagctgccctggCGCAGCACCCGTGTGCCGTGGCCACGTTTGGCACCAACGCATGTGGCGAAGCACTCGCGGCACACCCCGTTTGCTTTCTCTTATGTcggggggagaaaaagagaaaaacacgTGGGAACTTCTGGGCCACATCGCAGCATTGCTGCCAGCCCGAAGAAAGCCCCCTCTGATCTGTGTAAGCGACCGGGAACGCTTCAGCCACACAAACCCATTGTCGCCAGCGACAATCGCAGAGCCATAAATACTTCTGTCCGTGCTTTGTAAGCGGCTCACTCGTGCTGGA encodes the following:
- the KCNAB2 gene encoding voltage-gated potassium channel subunit beta-2 isoform X2 yields the protein MYPESTTDSPARLSLRQTGSPGMIYSARYGSPKRQLQFYRNLGKSGLRVSCLGLGTWVTFGGQITDEMAEQLMTLAYDNGINLFDTAEVYAAGKAEVVLGNIIKKKGWRRSSLVITTKIFWGGKAETERGLSRKHIIEGLKASLERLQLDYVDVVFANRPDPNTPMEETVRAMTHVINQGMAMYWGTSRWSSMEIMEAYSVARQFNLIPPICEQAEYHMFQREKVEVQLPELFHKIGVGAMTWSPLACGIVSGKYDGGIPPYSRASLKGYQWLKDKILSEEGRRQQAKLKELQAIAERLGCTLPQLAIAWCLRNEGVSSVLLGASNADQLMENIGAIQVLPKLSSSIVHEIDSILGNKPYSKKDYRS
- the KCNAB2 gene encoding voltage-gated potassium channel subunit beta-2 isoform X1, whose amino-acid sequence is MQVSFVCSEHSIKSRSAEDRLNRQNASSPSLGTRSKFRAVAMVARSLGQLSVQNAPSSSESSVKQPGMKYRNLGKSGLRVSCLGLGTWVTFGGQITDEMAEQLMTLAYDNGINLFDTAEVYAAGKAEVVLGNIIKKKGWRRSSLVITTKIFWGGKAETERGLSRKHIIEGLKASLERLQLDYVDVVFANRPDPNTPMEETVRAMTHVINQGMAMYWGTSRWSSMEIMEAYSVARQFNLIPPICEQAEYHMFQREKVEVQLPELFHKIGVGAMTWSPLACGIVSGKYDGGIPPYSRASLKGYQWLKDKILSEEGRRQQAKLKELQAIAERLGCTLPQLAIAWCLRNEGVSSVLLGASNADQLMENIGAIQVLPKLSSSIVHEIDSILGNKPYSKKDYRS
- the KCNAB2 gene encoding voltage-gated potassium channel subunit beta-2 isoform X3, which translates into the protein MYPESTTDSPARLSLRQTGSPGMIYRNLGKSGLRVSCLGLGTWVTFGGQITDEMAEQLMTLAYDNGINLFDTAEVYAAGKAEVVLGNIIKKKGWRRSSLVITTKIFWGGKAETERGLSRKHIIEGLKASLERLQLDYVDVVFANRPDPNTPMEETVRAMTHVINQGMAMYWGTSRWSSMEIMEAYSVARQFNLIPPICEQAEYHMFQREKVEVQLPELFHKIGVGAMTWSPLACGIVSGKYDGGIPPYSRASLKGYQWLKDKILSEEGRRQQAKLKELQAIAERLGCTLPQLAIAWCLRNEGVSSVLLGASNADQLMENIGAIQVLPKLSSSIVHEIDSILGNKPYSKKDYRS